A region from the Cloacibacillus sp. An23 genome encodes:
- a CDS encoding LysR family transcriptional regulator: MNFLNLEYFVVLSEEMNFSKAANRLYISQQSLSAHIHKLEHEFGLPLFDRGIPLQLTEAGGYFLKSAKSILEEKANLEKQLSDLRDFQRGDLTIGIPSSRSAVVLPPLVIAFQKQFPQIKIHLVEGDSNTITQALYAKKTDLTIGFELDDAERLASERLYLETTQIVVPNQILDHYFGTRAPFPQDEPVPLSFFGKCPFIGINADTWLGQVLYGACREEGFQPNIVIETRNTISMLSLCCGGAGICVCPNSFLAAPQSPLSRQLLSSATLFPLLYEEGRSWITLSRLKDKYLSLAARAFTKIAKQFYASSGTGADA; encoded by the coding sequence ATGAATTTCCTGAATCTCGAATATTTCGTCGTCCTCTCGGAGGAGATGAATTTCTCAAAAGCGGCGAACCGCCTGTATATTTCCCAGCAGTCGCTCAGCGCCCACATACACAAGCTCGAACATGAATTCGGTCTTCCTCTCTTCGACCGCGGGATACCGCTCCAACTTACTGAGGCGGGCGGATATTTCCTAAAAAGCGCCAAATCCATCCTCGAGGAGAAGGCTAACCTCGAAAAGCAGCTCTCTGACCTGCGTGACTTCCAGCGCGGCGACCTTACCATCGGGATACCAAGCTCCCGCAGCGCTGTCGTTCTGCCGCCGCTTGTGATCGCCTTTCAAAAGCAGTTCCCACAGATAAAAATTCATTTAGTCGAGGGCGACAGCAACACCATAACACAAGCGCTCTACGCCAAGAAGACAGACCTGACGATAGGCTTCGAACTCGACGATGCGGAACGGCTCGCGAGCGAGCGCCTATACCTCGAGACGACTCAGATAGTCGTGCCGAATCAGATACTCGACCACTACTTCGGCACGCGCGCGCCCTTTCCGCAGGACGAGCCGGTACCGCTGAGTTTCTTCGGCAAATGCCCGTTCATCGGCATCAACGCCGACACCTGGCTCGGACAGGTGCTATACGGAGCATGCCGCGAAGAAGGCTTTCAGCCGAACATAGTCATTGAGACGCGAAACACCATAAGTATGTTGTCATTGTGCTGCGGCGGCGCAGGAATATGCGTCTGCCCCAACAGCTTCCTTGCCGCGCCTCAGTCGCCGCTTAGCCGCCAGCTTTTGAGCAGCGCCACGCTTTTTCCGCTTCTGTACGAGGAGGGACGGAGCTGGATAACGCTCAGCCGCCTGAAAGATAAATACCTCTCTCTGGCGGCCAGGGCGTTCACAAAAATCGCAAAGCAGTTCTACGCTTCAAGCGGCACAGGCGCGGACGCGTAA
- a CDS encoding uroporphyrinogen decarboxylase family protein: MIETTKTERVRAAVAGERTGRIPYSFWTHLPGIDLDPELLAEKTYEFYKEYDIDVIKTMNNGMYAVEDFGCTVDYSEIKKGGAAKLTSTPISRPEDWDKIEECSVEKGSLARELYSLRLLLERLKKDGEDAPVLFTVFSPMTIADKLSAKKMLTHIEEGHGDKVKAALERIARTTAALAERAIELGAAGVFFASQMSNYDAVSADMYREYGAPYDRLVLARCSGGWMNTLHAHGGNIIFEILKDYPVQVFNWHAWESLPSVAAVRALTGKCLMGGMNRMDITNGDRNAITEQIYQSCTLTGGRGLILTPGCVIRYPLDKEVLHFIRTVKDEVEAFLYEEAYASAPVPLEA, from the coding sequence ATGATAGAAACTACTAAAACCGAGAGAGTCCGCGCGGCGGTCGCGGGGGAGCGGACGGGGCGCATTCCTTATTCTTTCTGGACGCATCTGCCGGGCATCGACCTAGACCCCGAGCTTCTCGCGGAAAAGACCTACGAATTTTACAAGGAATACGACATCGACGTCATAAAGACGATGAACAACGGCATGTACGCCGTGGAGGACTTCGGCTGCACCGTCGATTATTCGGAGATAAAGAAGGGCGGAGCCGCGAAGCTGACTAGCACGCCTATAAGCCGTCCCGAAGACTGGGACAAGATCGAGGAATGCAGCGTGGAGAAGGGCTCGCTCGCGAGGGAGCTTTATTCGCTGCGGCTTCTGCTCGAGCGTTTGAAGAAGGACGGCGAGGACGCGCCTGTGCTTTTCACCGTGTTCAGTCCGATGACTATCGCCGATAAGCTGTCCGCGAAGAAGATGCTTACGCATATAGAGGAAGGACACGGCGATAAGGTCAAAGCCGCGCTTGAAAGGATAGCGCGCACGACGGCGGCGCTCGCGGAGCGCGCGATAGAGCTGGGGGCGGCCGGCGTATTCTTCGCCTCGCAGATGAGCAATTACGACGCCGTTTCCGCGGATATGTACAGGGAGTACGGCGCTCCGTACGACAGGCTTGTCCTCGCGCGCTGTTCGGGCGGCTGGATGAATACGCTGCACGCTCACGGCGGCAACATCATTTTCGAGATACTCAAGGATTATCCCGTCCAGGTTTTCAACTGGCACGCGTGGGAATCGCTGCCCTCGGTCGCGGCGGTCCGCGCGCTCACCGGCAAATGCCTGATGGGCGGCATGAACCGCATGGACATAACTAACGGCGACAGAAACGCCATCACCGAGCAGATTTACCAGAGCTGCACGCTGACCGGAGGCCGCGGCCTCATACTTACGCCGGGCTGCGTGATACGCTATCCGCTGGACAAAGAGGTGCTGCATTTCATCCGCACTGTGAAGGACGAGGTGGAGGCGTTTTTATACGAGGAAGCTTACGCGTCCGCGCCTGTGCCGCTTGAAGCGTAG
- a CDS encoding tripartite tricarboxylate transporter substrate binding protein, translated as MKFSMMRTLLSIGVAASMTFGFAACGSAASSVEKFPEESITIVVPFSAGSGTDVGARNIQKLLTKELGVNILIENVTGSGGWIGWTDVIKNSAPDGYTMGMINHNFVTGAYDDVTPRTITLDDVQLLCNQVIDYNVLAIRSNETRFTDLESFIEYAKNNDVLVTAQTSGITDGDASTAQWFNKTYGTKIITVPVDGASDGRSMLLAGDIDVYFASVGDVYIQRQSGELKTLCVFAPERSKFLPEVPTLKEINGGDYIAFACRGFFYPKGVDKAIVDKVLAAMLKCMEDPDYIKGMESMGLQVDTTSGDAYADLLNSQLETRKEIWGIK; from the coding sequence ATGAAATTCAGCATGATGCGCACATTGTTGTCTATCGGCGTCGCGGCATCAATGACTTTTGGGTTCGCTGCCTGCGGAAGCGCGGCGAGTTCCGTTGAAAAATTCCCAGAAGAATCAATTACAATCGTTGTTCCGTTCTCTGCCGGCTCGGGTACAGATGTAGGGGCGCGCAATATACAAAAGCTGCTTACAAAAGAGCTTGGCGTAAATATCCTTATTGAAAATGTCACAGGCTCCGGCGGCTGGATCGGCTGGACCGACGTCATCAAAAACAGCGCTCCCGACGGGTACACGATGGGCATGATAAACCACAACTTCGTCACCGGCGCGTACGACGACGTGACGCCGAGGACGATAACGCTGGACGACGTTCAGCTTCTCTGCAATCAGGTCATAGACTACAACGTCCTCGCCATCCGCAGTAACGAGACGCGCTTCACCGACCTCGAATCATTCATAGAATACGCCAAGAACAACGACGTGCTCGTAACGGCGCAGACGAGCGGCATCACCGACGGCGACGCGAGCACCGCGCAGTGGTTCAACAAGACCTACGGCACGAAGATCATCACCGTTCCCGTTGACGGAGCCAGCGACGGACGCAGTATGCTTCTCGCCGGAGATATCGACGTCTATTTCGCATCGGTCGGCGACGTCTACATCCAGCGCCAGAGCGGAGAGCTGAAGACGCTCTGCGTATTCGCGCCGGAGCGCTCCAAGTTCCTCCCCGAAGTGCCGACGCTTAAGGAGATCAACGGCGGAGACTATATAGCGTTCGCCTGCCGCGGCTTCTTCTACCCGAAGGGCGTGGACAAGGCTATCGTAGACAAGGTGCTCGCCGCCATGCTCAAGTGCATGGAAGACCCCGACTACATCAAGGGTATGGAGTCGATGGGGCTTCAGGTGGACACGACGAGCGGAGACGCCTATGCCGACCTGCTGAACAGCCAGCTCGAAACGCGCAAGGAGATATGGGGGATAAAGTAA
- a CDS encoding tripartite tricarboxylate transporter TctB family protein — protein sequence MNHKMHRDVYIGTGLLIVCAAFLAYGWTSINAAGAKVLPCFLLTAMCVLSASIIMKGMRATKAAAASGAPGYNYAYTIKDSKEPLIAYAICLAYLALFWWLGYFASTPVFLIALMRYLKAGSWKKIIVVTIIYTVVIYITFVPVLGLPIHRVGLLGDLFRFK from the coding sequence ATGAATCATAAAATGCATCGCGACGTATACATAGGCACGGGGCTGCTGATCGTCTGCGCGGCGTTCCTCGCCTACGGATGGACGTCGATCAACGCCGCCGGCGCAAAAGTGCTCCCATGCTTTCTTCTCACCGCCATGTGCGTCCTTTCCGCCAGCATCATCATGAAGGGGATGCGCGCCACCAAGGCCGCCGCGGCCTCGGGAGCGCCGGGCTACAACTACGCATATACGATCAAGGACAGCAAGGAGCCTCTGATCGCCTACGCCATCTGCCTCGCCTATCTTGCGCTCTTCTGGTGGCTCGGCTACTTCGCTTCCACGCCCGTCTTCCTTATCGCCCTGATGCGCTATCTTAAAGCCGGAAGCTGGAAAAAGATAATCGTAGTAACGATCATCTACACCGTGGTCATTTACATAACCTTCGTCCCTGTCCTCGGCCTGCCGATACACCGCGTCGGACTGCTCGGCGACCTGTTCAGGTTCAAATAA
- a CDS encoding tripartite tricarboxylate transporter permease — translation MLQAIMDGFAVLCNLECMVSLVIGVVSGMIIGIIPGLGPSVGVALLIPITFNMHPAAALTMMAALYTSGVYGGSITATLCKTPGTAASAATALDGYELTKQGRGMEAISVVTIASVFGGLVGGFLLLFFAPPLGRLSLRFSALEYFLVACFGLLVVSGLVGKNLSKGLFSAALGLLLGTVGLDPITGVSRFTFGSMYLENGIDYTPVLVGLFSMAQALILVADMIKGKGMIVDDPAAALRGRRFPTKEEFKTIMPTMIRSSLIGTFIGFVPAAGAAISSWINYSLAKKFSKTPEKFGHGAMEGITASEAANNSACGGAMIPLFTLGIPGSAVTAIMYGGLLMHGMVPGNSLFTGPQAGSTYAIFIGFILANILMGILGLGLTKQFARVCLVPNAVLVPIIIAFSVIGTYALNYSMEEVFIMILFGVIGFFMKMYGFETPPLILGMVLCGILESNFRRAMILARGDLVTYFFHRPIAMIIMLIIILFALIPVFMSYFEKRSAKGKTA, via the coding sequence ATGCTTCAGGCAATAATGGACGGCTTCGCCGTTCTCTGCAACCTTGAATGCATGGTGTCGCTGGTAATAGGCGTCGTATCCGGCATGATAATAGGGATAATCCCCGGACTCGGCCCATCCGTCGGCGTCGCCCTGCTGATACCGATAACCTTCAACATGCACCCGGCGGCGGCGCTGACGATGATGGCGGCGCTCTACACCTCGGGCGTCTACGGCGGCTCCATCACCGCGACGCTCTGCAAGACGCCCGGCACCGCGGCGTCCGCCGCGACCGCGCTAGACGGCTACGAGCTTACGAAGCAGGGGCGCGGCATGGAGGCGATCAGCGTAGTCACCATAGCTTCCGTATTCGGTGGCCTCGTCGGCGGCTTCCTGCTCCTATTCTTCGCCCCGCCGCTCGGCAGACTCTCGCTGCGCTTCTCCGCGCTTGAATACTTCCTCGTCGCATGCTTCGGTCTGCTCGTAGTCTCCGGCCTCGTCGGAAAGAATCTCTCGAAAGGGCTTTTCTCGGCGGCGCTCGGGCTTCTGCTCGGCACGGTCGGACTTGACCCCATCACGGGAGTTTCGCGCTTCACATTCGGCTCGATGTATCTTGAAAACGGCATAGACTACACGCCGGTCCTGGTCGGACTCTTCAGCATGGCGCAGGCGCTGATACTCGTCGCCGACATGATAAAGGGCAAGGGAATGATAGTGGACGACCCGGCTGCGGCGCTGAGAGGACGCCGTTTCCCGACGAAGGAAGAGTTTAAGACCATCATGCCGACGATGATACGCAGCTCTCTAATCGGAACGTTCATCGGCTTCGTCCCCGCGGCCGGCGCGGCCATATCCTCGTGGATAAACTACAGCCTCGCCAAGAAATTCTCTAAAACGCCGGAAAAGTTCGGACACGGCGCGATGGAAGGCATCACCGCCTCCGAGGCTGCCAACAACTCCGCCTGCGGCGGCGCCATGATACCGCTATTCACGCTCGGCATCCCCGGCAGCGCCGTTACGGCGATAATGTACGGAGGACTGCTCATGCACGGCATGGTTCCCGGCAACTCGCTCTTCACAGGGCCCCAGGCGGGAAGCACATACGCCATATTCATCGGGTTCATACTCGCCAACATCCTGATGGGCATACTCGGTCTCGGGCTCACGAAGCAGTTCGCGCGCGTCTGCCTCGTCCCGAACGCGGTACTCGTTCCCATAATCATCGCCTTCTCCGTCATCGGCACATACGCGCTCAACTACAGCATGGAAGAGGTGTTCATAATGATACTCTTCGGCGTGATAGGCTTCTTCATGAAGATGTACGGATTCGAAACGCCGCCGCTCATCCTCGGAATGGTGCTGTGCGGAATACTCGAAAGCAATTTCCGCCGCGCTATGATACTTGCGAGAGGCGACCTTGTAACCTACTTCTTCCACCGCCCGATAGCCATGATAATAATGCTCATAATCATACTCTTCGCACTGATTCCGGTGTTTATGAGCTACTTCGAAAAACGCTCGGCAAAAGGCAAAACCGCGTAA
- a CDS encoding AlpA family phage regulatory protein has product MAGVDGMDVYLAVEAEGKHAGASFTYFTAIGRRERLFSWEEPCHNMIVKGKRCASLNNIETCNRKDSKKMVESMFYDLGEIQQLTGWSRSTVLRRVKAGHFPQPINLKLYGAGTRKALQRLRSDVANWLAA; this is encoded by the coding sequence ATGGCGGGCGTTGACGGCATGGATGTTTACCTCGCTGTAGAAGCAGAGGGCAAGCATGCAGGCGCCTCATTTACATACTTTACGGCGATTGGCCGTCGTGAAAGGTTGTTTAGCTGGGAGGAGCCGTGCCATAATATGATTGTCAAAGGAAAACGATGCGCATCGTTGAACAACATAGAAACGTGCAATAGAAAGGATAGCAAAAAGATGGTTGAAAGTATGTTTTATGATTTAGGCGAAATTCAGCAGCTTACGGGCTGGAGCAGATCGACAGTCCTGCGTCGTGTAAAGGCCGGACATTTCCCGCAGCCTATCAACTTAAAGCTATACGGAGCCGGAACACGTAAGGCTCTGCAAAGGCTGCGCTCTGACGTAGCAAACTGGCTGGCCGCATAA
- a CDS encoding ATP-binding protein, protein MAQEHEFDIKKFYSYKENNRLEVKRASGGLPGSLWETYSSFANCDGGVIILGAIENADGSITTTGLADDRRLKKELFDMVNNPKKVSINLLMDKDVQSYVMDNGDVVLVVHIPPANREDRPVYINDNIFGGTFRRNWEGDYHCTKSEIKAMLRDQPDDSTDAKILTARSLADLDYESVHSYRNRHVAHKETHVWRDLQDHDYLERIGAAKIGDDGALYPTAAGLLMFGYDYRINYEFPEYFLDYREELDPATRWTDRVYSGTGDWSGNLYEFLFRVIPKFTQDIKIPFKLDGIVRVDDTPVHRAMREAFANCIINADFFLPKGIVILKHPDRIVFENPGGIRIGKAQMLKGGVSDPRNKTIMKMLNLIGIGERAGSGVPDIYAVWKKQGWREPEVEESYNPDRTVLILPMSDSKKKSHVSDEKTVDAAPKQNLHEKANHKTAKIIQLLRDRAECTTHEIAEYLGLKAPRTRQILNELADKGLIIAEGNNRNRKYKISDSKISDSVSE, encoded by the coding sequence ATGGCGCAGGAGCACGAGTTCGACATTAAGAAGTTTTATTCATATAAAGAGAATAACCGTCTCGAAGTTAAAAGGGCAAGCGGAGGGCTCCCCGGTTCGTTGTGGGAGACATACTCTTCATTTGCGAACTGCGACGGGGGCGTGATCATCCTGGGCGCAATTGAAAACGCTGACGGGAGCATCACGACGACAGGATTGGCAGACGACAGACGGCTGAAAAAGGAACTTTTTGACATGGTAAACAATCCCAAGAAAGTTTCTATCAACCTTTTAATGGACAAAGACGTCCAATCCTATGTCATGGACAACGGGGATGTTGTGCTGGTTGTTCATATCCCCCCCGCCAACAGGGAAGACAGGCCAGTTTATATAAACGACAATATTTTCGGCGGAACTTTCCGGCGCAACTGGGAAGGGGACTACCATTGCACAAAGAGCGAAATCAAAGCTATGCTCCGCGACCAGCCTGACGATAGTACGGATGCGAAAATATTGACCGCGCGGTCATTGGCGGATTTGGATTACGAGTCTGTACACAGCTATCGCAACCGCCATGTAGCTCATAAAGAGACGCATGTTTGGAGAGATTTGCAGGACCACGATTACCTTGAGCGCATCGGGGCCGCTAAGATAGGAGACGACGGCGCGCTATATCCCACGGCGGCCGGGCTGCTTATGTTCGGATACGATTACAGGATCAACTATGAATTCCCTGAATATTTTCTGGACTACAGGGAAGAGCTTGACCCGGCGACGCGTTGGACTGACAGAGTGTATAGCGGCACCGGAGATTGGTCTGGGAATTTATATGAGTTTCTGTTCCGCGTTATCCCTAAGTTTACTCAAGACATCAAAATTCCGTTTAAGCTGGATGGAATAGTAAGAGTCGATGATACCCCCGTACATAGAGCCATGAGGGAGGCATTTGCCAACTGTATCATCAATGCTGATTTTTTCCTGCCTAAAGGTATCGTCATCTTGAAGCACCCAGACCGCATTGTTTTTGAGAATCCTGGCGGAATAAGAATCGGAAAGGCGCAAATGCTCAAAGGAGGTGTGTCGGACCCGCGCAACAAAACAATAATGAAGATGCTAAATCTTATAGGCATAGGAGAGCGCGCCGGCAGCGGCGTCCCCGACATCTACGCCGTGTGGAAAAAACAGGGCTGGAGAGAGCCGGAGGTAGAAGAGTCATACAATCCGGACAGGACTGTTTTGATACTGCCTATGAGCGACTCGAAAAAGAAAAGCCATGTATCTGATGAAAAAACGGTCGATGCCGCTCCTAAACAAAATCTACATGAGAAGGCGAATCACAAAACAGCAAAAATAATTCAATTGCTGCGGGATAGAGCAGAATGTACTACACACGAAATCGCTGAATATCTGGGCCTTAAAGCGCCGAGAACGCGGCAAATCCTCAATGAATTGGCCGATAAAGGCCTTATAATAGCTGAAGGAAACAATCGAAATCGTAAATATAAAATCAGCGATTCAAAAATCAGCGATTCCGTCAGCGAATAA
- a CDS encoding GNAT family N-acetyltransferase produces MLPGGRDEVIGYYTPSAASVLLDSLPGYRAGKLRYPVIPAALLGRLAVAHRFIGEGLGKVLLYDAIERTRRAEIACYAVIVDAKDEKARDFYIAFGFEPFKISPLKLFFVL; encoded by the coding sequence ATGCTTCCTGGTGGACGCGACGAAGTAATCGGATATTACACGCCCTCGGCAGCCTCTGTATTGCTGGACTCCTTGCCGGGATACAGAGCTGGAAAGCTGCGCTATCCGGTGATCCCGGCGGCTTTGCTTGGCCGCCTTGCAGTCGCCCATCGCTTTATTGGTGAAGGGCTCGGCAAGGTGTTGCTCTACGACGCTATCGAACGGACGAGACGAGCGGAGATCGCCTGCTATGCCGTGATAGTCGACGCGAAGGACGAGAAAGCAAGGGATTTCTATATTGCTTTCGGATTCGAACCTTTCAAGATATCACCGCTGAAACTTTTCTTTGTACTCTAA
- a CDS encoding aldo/keto reductase has product MSREVKPVALSNGVQLPSIGYGTGVIRKYSRNKLLFAKSNVHAALSSLKHGRLNKQLRMDVFAESIIRDAYYAGFRLFDSGRIYGYSEKMIGDSLREIDRKSFCLVTKISDMDLERECSPNTVRENLAVSLEYLRTDYVDAYLLHWPHGDWINIYLNMEKEYRAGRTKSLGVCNFTEAHFEQLFAKCSVIPHICQTELHPFNSKPRLREFCRKHGITLMAHTPTARMCDKARNCRTLTTLAEKYNKTAAQIIIRWHMQNGVIPIVASVSRAHMTENINCSDFMLSRDDMEQIELLNENYVMLKSDGIDDPNYAYNL; this is encoded by the coding sequence CGGCGTACAGCTGCCGTCGATAGGATACGGCACAGGCGTCATACGTAAATATTCACGTAACAAACTCCTATTTGCTAAAAGCAACGTTCACGCCGCGTTGAGCTCTCTGAAGCATGGAAGACTGAATAAGCAGTTAAGGATGGATGTTTTCGCCGAAAGCATAATCAGAGATGCGTATTACGCTGGTTTCAGGTTGTTTGATTCAGGCAGAATATACGGATATTCCGAAAAGATGATTGGCGACAGCCTGCGTGAGATAGACAGGAAATCGTTTTGCCTGGTTACAAAGATATCGGACATGGACCTAGAACGGGAATGCAGCCCAAATACTGTGCGTGAGAATCTTGCTGTTTCTCTGGAATATTTGCGCACTGATTATGTCGATGCGTATCTGCTGCACTGGCCGCACGGCGACTGGATAAACATATATCTTAATATGGAAAAGGAGTATAGAGCCGGGCGTACAAAGTCGCTGGGCGTTTGTAATTTTACGGAAGCGCATTTTGAACAGTTATTTGCTAAATGCAGTGTCATTCCACACATTTGCCAGACGGAGCTGCATCCGTTCAACTCTAAACCACGGCTGCGTGAGTTTTGCCGTAAACATGGTATTACACTGATGGCGCACACGCCGACGGCCAGGATGTGTGACAAAGCAAGAAATTGCAGGACTCTGACTACGCTCGCAGAAAAATATAATAAAACAGCAGCGCAGATTATTATAAGATGGCATATGCAGAATGGCGTTATCCCCATCGTCGCGAGCGTATCACGAGCACATATGACAGAAAATATAAATTGCAGTGATTTTATGCTTTCGCGAGACGATATGGAGCAAATAGAGCTGCTGAATGAAAATTACGTAATGTTGAAATCCGATGGGATAGACGATCCTAATTACGCATATAATCTCTAG